A genomic region of Jaculus jaculus isolate mJacJac1 chromosome 10, mJacJac1.mat.Y.cur, whole genome shotgun sequence contains the following coding sequences:
- the LOC123464001 gene encoding 60S ribosomal protein L21-like translates to MTNTKGKRRGTRYMFSRPFKKHGVVPLATYMRIYKEGDIVDIKGMGTVQEGMPHKCYHGKTGRVYNVTQHAVGIVVDKQVKGKILAKRINVRFEHIKHSKSRDSFLKQVKENDQKRKEAKEKGTWVQLQRQPAPPREAHFVRTNGKEPELLEPIPYEFMA, encoded by the coding sequence ATGACAAAcacaaagggaaagaggagaggcacCCGGTACATGTTCTCCAGGCCTTTCAAGAAACATGGAGTTGTTCCATTGGCCACGTATATGCGAATCTACAAGGAGGGTGACATTGTAGACATCAAGGGAATGGGTACTGTCCAAGAAGGAATGCCTCATAAATGCTACCATGGGAAGACTGGAAGAGTCTACAATGTCACTCAGCATGCTGTTGGCATTGTTGTGGACAAGCAAGTCAAGGGCAAGATTCTTGCCAAGAGAATTAATGTGCGTTTCGAGCATATTAAGCACTCTAAGAGCCGAGACAGCTTCCTGAAGCAGGTGAAGGAAAATGACCAGAAGAGGAAGGAGGCCAAAGAGAAGGGAACCTGGGTGCAGCTGCAGCGGCAGCCCGCTCCGCCCAGAGAGGCGCACTTTGTGAGGACTAATGGAAAAGAGCCGGAGCTGCTGGAGCCTATTCCCTATGAGTTCATGGCTTAA